The sequence below is a genomic window from Streptosporangium lutulentum.
AGGCCAGCGCGGCGGCGGCGTAGGAGGCGAGGTAGCCGAGGTCCTTCGGGTTCCACAGCGCGAACTTCTGGACGGTGTCGTCCTTGACGAACTGGCGCATCTGGTTGGGCGTGCCGAGGCCCGTCAGGACGACCTTGCCCTTGTACTTGGAGCCGGAGATGTAGCGGGCCGCGGCGGAGATGCCGACGGTGGTCGGCGAGATGATGCCCTTCAGGTCCGGGTAGGCCTGGAGCAGTCCCTGGGTCTCCTGGAAGGACTTCTGGTCGTCGTCGTCGCCGTAGGCGACCTTGACCAGCTTCATGTCCTTGTACTCGGGCTTGGTGAGCTCGTCCTTCATGAACTCGATCCAGGTGTTCTGGTTCGTCGCGTTGGCCGTCGCGGAGAGGATCGCGATCTCGCCCTTGTGGTCGATCATGTCGGCGAGCAGCTTGACCTGACTGCGGCCGATCTCCTCGGAGTTGGCCTGGTTGATGAAGATGTCCCGGCAGTCCTTGGAGGCGTCCGAGTCATAGGAAACGATCTTGATGCCCTTGGCCCTGGCCTGCTGGAGCGGGCCGCAAACCGCGTTGGCGTCGTTGG
It includes:
- the rhaS gene encoding rhamnose ABC transporter substrate-binding protein, whose product is MVTKAPRRMASAVVAASLLVLGLAACGGTTKDSAASAAPAAPASSAPAKADPNAPIKEGLKIAFLPKQINNPYETIVDKAGIEAAAEYKGDAKEVGPSDASASSQVSYINTLTQQGHDAILIAANDANAVCGPLQQARAKGIKIVSYDSDASKDCRDIFINQANSEEIGRSQVKLLADMIDHKGEIAILSATANATNQNTWIEFMKDELTKPEYKDMKLVKVAYGDDDDQKSFQETQGLLQAYPDLKGIISPTTVGISAAARYISGSKYKGKVVLTGLGTPNQMRQFVKDDTVQKFALWNPKDLGYLASYAAAALASGQITGAEGEVLKAGKLGERTIGKDGEIILGPPFTFDAANIDQFDF